The Metallosphaera hakonensis JCM 8857 = DSM 7519 genome includes the window TAGGATCGTCTCTCACTATTAAGTCTCTCAAATCTTTCTCTTTATCCTCTCTAACCTTATCTCCTCATCAATGTTCTTAATGAATTCATCAATCCATCTATCTGCGGTCATCAAGCCGAACAATCGTTCGAAAACGCCTTCATACTCTAGGCTCATGGTCACCAAGTTAGCCTCATATTGGAACACCAACCTCCCAGTTCCAACATCTCCGCTCCTCACCTGGAAAACATATCTAATCTCATCTCCCTTAAATACAGTCCCAGACAACTCAAATTTCCTGAAGGCGAAAGAGCCGTGGCCTGAAAACGAAGTTCCCATTGCACTAAACTCTTTCACAGAGGGGAAGAGTCGAGGTATAACGAACGTTGGATCCGAGAGAACAGCGAAAACTGCACCCCTTTCATGACTCACCTTAAATTTCCTGCTCGCCTTCATTTAAGAGAATAAGTATTTCAGAATTATAAGCGTATTTTTAACGGAATTTAATGGTGCGATTAATAACGATTAATGGAGGACCCCATATAGATGTGTAGAAAATTCTATTTATGGGTAAATTACGCAACTATGCTAAGTAGTCTCATGATTAGGGATGTACTTAATTTAGACCCAGTTCGCTGAAATATCCAAATTCTCCCTAAGCAATCAAAAATAGGAAACCGTCCAGAATTTATCATTTTTAACATAGAGAATAATTCCTAGCTTAAGCAATAACCCAGCTATCATGGGAAACTTTAATAAATGATGATTAAGGTTCTAATTGTATGGTTCAGTACAAATGGGTTGCGTTATCTAACACTAGCCTCGGAGTGTTCATGGGTTTCATGAACGCCAATATCGTCTTGAT containing:
- a CDS encoding DUF3211 domain-containing protein; the encoded protein is MKASRKFKVSHERGAVFAVLSDPTFVIPRLFPSVKEFSAMGTSFSGHGSFAFRKFELSGTVFKGDEIRYVFQVRSGDVGTGRLVFQYEANLVTMSLEYEGVFERLFGLMTADRWIDEFIKNIDEEIRLERIKRKI